The Microbacterium sp. LWO12-1.2 genome includes a window with the following:
- the epsC gene encoding serine O-acetyltransferase EpsC yields the protein MIGRMREDIAAARLRDPAARSGVEVALLYPGLHAIWAHRVSHALWRRGFRLPARAGSQIARWLTGVEIHPGAQIGRRFFIDHGMGVVIGETAEIGDDVMLYHGVTLGGRTRESGKRHPTLGDGVAVGAGAKILGPITIGAGSVVGANAVVTRDAPDDSILIGIPAKPRHRLVGEDTRALLTAPDYSI from the coding sequence ATGATCGGTCGAATGCGCGAGGACATCGCGGCTGCGCGGCTCCGCGACCCGGCGGCGCGCAGCGGCGTCGAGGTCGCACTGCTCTACCCTGGGCTGCACGCGATCTGGGCGCACCGGGTGTCGCACGCGCTGTGGCGGCGGGGATTCCGTCTGCCCGCCAGAGCAGGATCGCAGATCGCGCGGTGGCTCACCGGCGTCGAGATCCACCCGGGAGCGCAGATCGGGCGGCGGTTCTTCATCGATCACGGCATGGGAGTCGTGATCGGTGAGACCGCGGAGATCGGTGACGACGTGATGCTGTACCACGGCGTGACGCTCGGCGGCCGCACTCGCGAATCGGGTAAGCGGCACCCGACGTTGGGCGACGGAGTCGCGGTCGGCGCTGGTGCGAAGATCCTCGGCCCGATCACGATTGGCGCCGGTTCCGTCGTCGGTGCGAATGCGGTGGTCACGCGAGACGCTCCGGACGACAGCATCCTGATCGGGATCCCTGCGAAACCCCGTCACCGCCTCGTCGGCGAGGACACGCGCGCGCTGCTCACCGCACCCGACTACTCGATCTGA
- the cysK gene encoding cysteine synthase A — protein MPGIHSDITTAFGNTPLVRLNSVTEGLGATVLAKLEYYNPASSVKDRIGIAMINAAEASGELKPGGTIVESTSGNTGIALAMVGAARGYKVILTMPASMSKERRVLLKAFGAEIVLTDPTKGMSGAIEVTKQIVADTPGAIWIRQFENAANPQIHRETTAPEILRDTDGNVDIFIAGVGTGGTVTGTGQALKAAKPDVQVIAVEPKDSPVLSEGHPGPHKIQGIGPNFVPAILDRDVIDEVITAEFEESIQVARRLMAEEGLLVGMSCGAAVSAALKVAARPENAGKTIVVILPDTGERYLSTALFEDLRED, from the coding sequence ATGCCCGGCATCCATTCCGACATCACGACCGCATTCGGCAACACCCCGCTCGTCCGGCTGAACAGCGTCACGGAAGGCCTGGGGGCGACTGTGCTCGCCAAGCTGGAGTACTACAACCCCGCCTCGAGCGTGAAGGACCGCATCGGCATCGCGATGATCAACGCGGCTGAGGCCTCCGGAGAGCTCAAGCCCGGCGGCACGATCGTGGAGTCCACCAGCGGCAACACCGGCATCGCTCTGGCCATGGTGGGAGCGGCGCGCGGCTACAAGGTCATCCTGACGATGCCGGCGTCCATGTCGAAGGAGCGGCGGGTGCTGTTGAAGGCATTCGGCGCCGAGATCGTCCTGACCGACCCCACCAAGGGCATGAGCGGTGCGATCGAGGTCACGAAGCAGATCGTGGCCGACACCCCCGGTGCCATCTGGATCCGGCAGTTCGAGAACGCCGCGAACCCGCAGATCCACCGCGAGACCACCGCACCGGAGATCCTGAGGGACACCGACGGCAACGTCGACATCTTCATCGCCGGCGTCGGCACCGGTGGCACCGTGACCGGCACCGGCCAGGCGCTGAAGGCGGCGAAGCCCGACGTGCAGGTCATCGCCGTGGAGCCCAAGGACTCCCCCGTTCTCAGCGAGGGCCACCCCGGCCCTCACAAGATCCAGGGCATCGGCCCGAACTTCGTACCGGCGATCCTCGACCGCGACGTGATCGACGAGGTCATCACCGCCGAGTTCGAGGAGTCGATCCAGGTGGCACGCCGGCTGATGGCCGAGGAGGGTCTGCTCGTCGGGATGTCCTGCGGCGCCGCAGTATCCGCGGCTCTCAAGGTCGCAGCGCGGCCCGAGAATGCCGGCAAGACGATCGTCGTCATCCTGCCCGACACCGGCGAACGCTATCTCTCGACCGCGCTCTTCGAGGACCTTCGCGAAGACTGA
- the prmC gene encoding peptide chain release factor N(5)-glutamine methyltransferase, with protein MSVNTLAALVRGAAQRLADAGVPDPLVDAELLAGHVLGLRRGEVQAALIRGDAVDVSDVERIDALVVRRAGREPLQHITGTAPFRHLELQVGPGVFVPRPETETVVQFAIDALLNAPEAAPIGIDLGTGSGAIALAMATEVRHARIFAAELSPEAHAWASRNTSGVENLTLVLADLADAFRELDGTASVVISNPPYVPDDAIPRDPEVRLFDPAMALYGGADGLDLVRVLSTRAAELLRPGGLLVIEHGELQGQSIREILSADGWRAAATHRDLTLRDRATTAVRP; from the coding sequence ATGTCCGTGAACACTCTCGCCGCCCTCGTGCGCGGCGCGGCGCAGCGTCTCGCCGACGCCGGCGTCCCCGATCCGCTGGTCGACGCCGAACTCCTCGCCGGTCATGTGCTCGGTCTGCGTCGTGGAGAGGTGCAGGCCGCCCTGATCCGCGGTGACGCGGTGGACGTGTCGGACGTGGAGCGCATCGATGCCCTCGTCGTGCGTCGCGCCGGCCGTGAGCCGCTGCAGCACATCACCGGCACCGCGCCGTTCCGCCATCTCGAACTGCAGGTCGGCCCTGGGGTCTTCGTCCCGCGCCCTGAGACCGAGACAGTCGTGCAGTTCGCAATCGATGCGCTGCTGAACGCGCCGGAGGCTGCTCCCATCGGTATCGACCTCGGAACCGGGAGCGGTGCGATCGCGCTGGCGATGGCGACCGAGGTGCGCCACGCGCGGATCTTCGCCGCCGAGCTCTCTCCCGAGGCACACGCCTGGGCGAGCCGCAACACGAGTGGGGTCGAGAACCTCACTTTGGTCCTCGCGGATCTGGCGGACGCATTCCGCGAGCTCGACGGCACCGCGTCCGTGGTGATCTCCAACCCTCCATATGTTCCCGATGACGCCATCCCGCGTGACCCCGAGGTCCGTCTGTTCGATCCGGCGATGGCGCTGTACGGGGGAGCCGACGGGCTCGACCTGGTGCGGGTGCTGAGCACAAGGGCGGCGGAACTGCTCCGACCTGGTGGCCTGCTCGTGATCGAGCATGGGGAACTGCAGGGCCAATCGATCCGAGAGATCCTCAGCGCCGACGGGTGGCGTGCCGCAGCGACCCATCGTGATCTGACCCTCCGTGATCGTGCCACCACGGCAGTGCGCCCCTGA